ATTCTACTAGTAGTCTTACTGATTTTCTTGACTCTGATTGCCAGAATACCCATAAGAGTGTGGCGACAGCAAATGGGTTGGTTATTAAGTTTATGTTTCTTTGTGCTATTAATTGGGGCAATTACCCCTGATGGTTTGGGAATTAATTATCAGCGACGATTACCAGAAAATGATACTGTGGTGAAGTTAGCTGAGAAAGGAAAAAATCAGCAAGAAAGTACGAATAAAACTCCAGTAATCACTCAGACAAAAAAGAGTAAAGAATATAATTATTTATTATTTTCTAAGGGTGCGATTAAAGTTTCCCGTCGTTCCTTAGATTTAGCAATTAAATTAAGTACAATTGTTTTTACTGTCATTTACAGCACAAATCTCTATTTACTGACTACCGCTCCTGAAGAGATTACTGCGGGTATTGAAAGTTTGCTGCAACCCCTACGTAGATTTAAGATACCTGTAACAGAAATTACATTAACTTTGACTTTATCGTTGCGATTTATTCCCTTAGTTTTAGAAGAAATTCAGAATTTGATTCGCTCGGTGATGACAAGAGCAATTAATTGGAAGAAATTAGGTTTTAAGGGAGGAGCTAAGGTATGGATGTTAGTTGCAGAAAGATTGTTAGAAAATCTCTTGTTACGTGCAGAGCAGATGGCAAATGCAATGATGGTTAGGGGTTTTACAACTCCTAATGAACATCGGGTACAGTGGCAAGATTTACGTTTAACTCGATGGGATTGGTTGGCGATCGCCACTCTGATTTTTCTCTGGGGTATGCGTTTTTCCTTTGGGAATGAAGTGTGATTTTCCCATCAACAATTACAACCCGTAGAAATCTTCATCTAATATCTGTCCTACGGTAAAAGGACAATCCTGAGGATACTCATTTGCTGGGGGTATACGTACCCCATACTTAGCTAGTTTACCTTCTTTGATAGCGATTTTTACACCATCTGGATAAGCTATGGCGATCGCTTCCTGAAGAAAATTTTTCAAAGAAGGAGTCTCATTTAAACTATCCAGTATTCGTTGACGATGCTCAACAACAGAATCATACCAGCTGCTTTTCATGGTTTCAGGTGCATCATATTGTACCTGTAACTTGATTAGGTGAGCTAACAAAATTTTTAAATTACTTTTGAGTACATTTTTTTCTGCCTTACCCAAATCGGCTAATTCCTCAATCAAATTCTCCACATCTAAAGCTGCAAAATCACGACTTCGCAGACACTGGATAGTTTGCTCAATCCATAACTGCATATCTTGATTGTACAAAGATTTGAGCATTTTCTGATCACTAATTGGTAAGATAATTGGAAGGATTGAAAAAAACTACTTTATCTATACAACTAACTCATTATTTGAAAATTGAGTATCTTTTGTATCTCTGAGAATAATTATAGCAATTTTTGTACAAATATTTGTGCTAAATCTGTTTACCAAGTTTTCCCCAACCTACCGCAAAACCCATCAAAAGTACCCCGGATACAAGCCCAGATTTTGAGAAATACCATATCTGACTCATAACGAATGATTCTTTCTATCATATTTCTGGCACATTTAATTCTATATAATATAGATAAATACATATTTTGATTCGATGTTAACCGAGTTTCAAAAAATGTATGATTGCGACAGGCATAATAGTAACGAGATGGAGAACAAACAAAGGTAAATATATTGGGAGAACCGGGATGAAAACGGTCTGTGACTGCGGTATAATTGCCCAAACGATGCTTCATTTCGGCATTTCTCACAACCACAATATCATAACCTTTGCGGCGTAAATTCATGCAGTAAGCATAGTCAACAGCATCTAAAAATAAATCTCCCCTGGGCAAATCAACAGATTGAGCTGCCTTAAGATTAACTAAGGAGCCAGAAGTAATTACCCCATCACATTCATAGTAATCTTGAGTAGTAGCGAACTCTGGACTAAAAACAAATTTATATTTTTTAAAGATACTTCCAGGAAATTCTTGCTGAGTATGAATGTCGAGAATTTTCGGAGCGATAATGCCAATATTTTTCTGTTGATGGGATAATTCGAGATACTGTCTGACTAACTTTGCTAGTAAGTATTCATCTGGTTGACTATCTTGATCGAACAACCATAAAAAATCATAACCTGCGGCGATCGCCCAATTTATAGCAATGTTTAATCCTCCAGCAACTCCAATATTTTCTGGATGATGTTTCACAATCAAATTGGGAAATTCTTCTTGATTAATGACTGGTTGAGGAGAGTTATCAACAATCAAAATTTGCTTTACAGGATATAATTGCTGTTGTAGGGCTTTGACTGTATGATGTACACTCGATGCTTCTTGATAGGCAGTTATATATGCAGCTATACGATAGGACATGGGGATAATTTTAGTAAATAATCAAAGTTAATTTTTAGAACCTATTCCAAGAAGTAAACTTGCGGTGGGTAGCTTAGATGTGAATATCAATATCTTTTGTCACCCCTAAAAATTTCTTAAAATTAAACCAAAAGTTTCTTAACTGCCAAAATTTACTGGTTTTCATGGCAGTAATTTGAGCATAGGCAGATTGTAGCTCTTGTAAGATTAATTGATGTTGATGGTTTAATAGTTCAATTTTGCTAGGAGAACAAATATCACTTTTTAAAAAGCTAAATATTATCTCTGAATGGCTATGATTTGTAACTAAATCGGCAAACTTTTGATAAAAGTATTTAGCCAGATTGAGCGCATAGATATTGGTTGTGTTAATCATTGACTCTGAATGTACTCGATAATAGCTGAGTACTTGGGGAATAAATTTACAATCATAATTAGCTTGGGCAAATTTCAACCATAAATCATAGTCATCCCAACCAAACCAACCATACTCAATCAATTCTGTAGAATAACCCCCAACTGCTAGAATTTTCTCCCGATTAAACATTGCCATAGCATCAATATAGGGATGATGTACTAATCGACTTACATCCCATTCATGACAGGATAAATAATTAATTTCTTCCCTAGTTAAGTTATCAAATCTGCTAATTTTGCCATAAACAGCAGCGTAGTCATGGGAAGTAATTTCTTGATGGAGAATAGATAAACATCGGGGATGAATAAAATTATCTGCATCCAGAATAAAAATGTATGGCGATCGCGCTAATTTCAAACCCAGATTTCTGCCATCTGCTAACCCTGTATTCAGCTTTTTTTTAATTAAGTAGATAGGAAGAGGAGAGTTTTCTAAATACTTTTCGACTAAAGCGGCAGAATTATCCGTGGAAGCATCATCTACAACTATAACTTCGATATTTCCAGGGAGATGTTCTAATTGACTATTTACTAAGCTATCCAAACATTCATAGATATAATCAGCGTAGTTATAGAGAGTAATAATTACAGAAATACATGGTTCTGAGCAGTTATTATAAGCTGTATTACTAATCGATACCCAGGGATTAATTCCCATTTCTGCAAATAATTTTGCTGCCTTCAATCGAGAGATGACTAATAATCTTTTTTCATCAACTGTTAATTTGCGATTTGCCATGCTCACGGGATGAGTGTGAAAGTCGCTGGAAATCGATTTATACTCATTATTGACGATACAATTATAGTCACGGTTTGATAAATGACTATAGGAAATATCTAACTTTTGCTGATTTTCTAACAGATGAATCTGTCGTTTTCTTAATTCTGTTTGTCGAGATTGTAATTGCTGATGTTTTTCTGTTTCTATCATCATATTAATTACCTCGAATACCTAAAAATTGTTTAACTCGGAACCAAGCTTTGCGAAGTCGCCAAAATTTGCTACTTTCCATTGCTTGGATAATTTGTTGACAGCTTTCCCAACCTTGATGTGCTTGCTGTAGCTGTATTTGTGTTCCTTCCCAGTGATTTTGTAATGTTTGTAATTGTTGCTGCGATCGCTCAATTTCTGACTGCATTTGGTGTAATTGTGCGTGGGTTGATTCCAACTGCGATCGCGCTTCTTCTAATTGAATAATATTTCCTTGTAAAATTGCACTATTCTCTTGCAATTGCTGCTGAGTATTTTCCAGTCTGATATTGGACTTTTCTAATTCTTGATTTGATTGTTGATACTGCTGATAATAGTTTTCTAGCTGCTCTAATACTTGAGTATATTTTTTTTGTAAAATAATATATTTGTTTTCAATGGATATGGGGAAAGCTTTGATAATATACTGAAATGTATCAGCTTCCTCATCTTGCTCAATCATTTCTAATATATGCTGGTCAAATTGATTTTTCTCTAGGTGAGGTATCCAATTTGAACCAGAAAAAATTGGTAAGGTAATTCGCTCCATCACATCAATGAGATATCCAGATTTTTCTAATAAATCGTAGATAGTCTCGCGGGTAAAAAAGCGTAGATGGGTATCATCTAAAATACCTAAATTTGTATATTCAAATTTTCCCTGTAATAAATTTAAACGCACTGCTCCATGGGCAATATTGGGAATCGATGCCACAATATATCCATCCGGGTTCAAAAAATTGCGAATTTCTGTTAGTACTTTCCAGGGATTGCGTAAATGTTCTAAAATATCACCAAATACCGCCACATCAAATATTTGAGATGATAAAATATCTTCCAGGGAAATATAATCTAAGTCTGCAACTATGACTTTTTCACAATATTTCTCTGCCATTTTTGCAGCTTTGGGATTAAGCTCTATTCCTGTGACTTGACAATTCTTCGCTGCTAATAGTTTGGCAAAATATCCTGTTGCACAGCCAAAATCAATAACTTGCTTATTTTCTCCCACCAAATGCAACATTTTTTTTAAGCTACTATTATCATCCAAATCTGCTTCTGACAAATTTGTCACTAAAGGATAATCTTTTTCCCAAGAAGTACTCATAGAATTCCATTATCAGGCAATAACTATTTGTGATTCTGACGTAGATACTCTGACATTCATGGGTATATCTATCCAAGCATGAATGCGCTTACCTGTATCTGGAGGTAGTACTTGAAAAACCATGGCATTATCTATCCAATCAAATGTCATGGCAGTATAATTTTCTGCACCTGCTACTGTTAAACTATAGGCTCCCGGACGTAGGGGTAAATCAAATTGGAACTCTATTTGGAGTTTACTACCTGGTTCTAACTTACCAATTACATGATTTTCTTCAAGAGTATTACTACCAATTAATTCGTTACCATTTTTATCACAAATAAAAAAGCCAACAATACACCCCTGTAAAGGAGTATATACTTGTAAATCAATAATTAATTTGACATTTTCATTAAAGGCAAAAATCGCTGTATCTCCTACCTCTTCACCCAGGTGATTCAGCATTATTACCTTTTCAATTAAAGCTTTTTGATTACCACGACGATGGGGCTGATTTTTTGCTACAGTGTATTGATGAATTGGTTCTGTTAGTGATTCACTTGTCGGTAGAATTCCTAACTCACTCTCTGTGACTAGTTTCATATATTGCATAATCACGCTATTCGCAGAACCTGAAGTGTAAATTTTACCTTCATTAATCATGACTGCGCTATTACATAATGTTTTAATCGCCCCAGAATCATGGGATACAAATAAAGTTGTCACCCCAGAATCCATCAGACTCCGCATTTTTCGCATACAGCGATGTTGAAAAACCACATCCCCCACAGCTAAAGCTTCATCAACTATCAAAATTTCTGGTTCCACATTGACTGCGACAGCAAATGCTAAACGGACAAACATTCCACTCGAATAGGTTTTAACTGGTTGATCAATAAAGTCACCAATATCAGCAAATCCAGCAATCTCATCAAATTTATCTGTAATTTCTGATTGACTTAAACCTAAGAGTTTGCCGTTAAAAAATACATTCTGTCTACCAGTGAATTCAGGATTAAATCCACTACCTAATTCTAAGAGAGCAGAGACTCTACCGCGAACTTTAACTATACCTGTTGTTGGTGTGAGTGTTCCGGCAATAATTTGTAACAAAGTACTTTTCCCGGAACCATTTCTGCCAACAATGCCAACAGTTTGTCCTTGATAAATTTCTAAATTAATATTTTTTAATGCCCAAAATTCATCACTAAGATGTTTTCCAGGCAAGAAAATTTCTTTCAGTCTATCTATAGGGTGAGAATAGCGTCGAAAACATTTAGATACGTTTTCGAGGGAAATAACGGTTTCGTCTCCCATTGGCATCAATTATTTTCTGGAAATCCCAAAGCATGAACTGTCACGCTTTGGGAAACTTACCTGAGGTATCGCTGCTATTTTGCCGGAATGTTCTCGTTTATCATAAGTGCTGCCTTGATAATTCGGGTTGCCATTTTGGCAGGATTTTTGGGGGCTAAATTTATCTAGATTTTTCCCCAATAGAACAAGAAACTATTATCATTTTCTGATGAATTTGGGAATTTTAAAAAATAGAAAATATGTAACTTCTGTCACAAAATCTCTATTTTGTTCCCAGAATTAAAACGAAAGATTAAGTTATTTCTATGAATTTATGATTAATTTTATAAAGTTAAAAATGAATTTCCATCTACTTTCAACTGTGCAAATAGCTTGTATGCTGCTTGGGGAAAAGGCTAGACTTTATCAGTAGCCAGT
The Calothrix sp. 336/3 DNA segment above includes these coding regions:
- a CDS encoding glycosyltransferase family 2 protein, whose protein sequence is MMIETEKHQQLQSRQTELRKRQIHLLENQQKLDISYSHLSNRDYNCIVNNEYKSISSDFHTHPVSMANRKLTVDEKRLLVISRLKAAKLFAEMGINPWVSISNTAYNNCSEPCISVIITLYNYADYIYECLDSLVNSQLEHLPGNIEVIVVDDASTDNSAALVEKYLENSPLPIYLIKKKLNTGLADGRNLGLKLARSPYIFILDADNFIHPRCLSILHQEITSHDYAAVYGKISRFDNLTREEINYLSCHEWDVSRLVHHPYIDAMAMFNREKILAVGGYSTELIEYGWFGWDDYDLWLKFAQANYDCKFIPQVLSYYRVHSESMINTTNIYALNLAKYFYQKFADLVTNHSHSEIIFSFLKSDICSPSKIELLNHQHQLILQELQSAYAQITAMKTSKFWQLRNFWFNFKKFLGVTKDIDIHI
- a CDS encoding bifunctional 2-polyprenyl-6-hydroxyphenol methylase/3-demethylubiquinol 3-O-methyltransferase UbiG, producing MSTSWEKDYPLVTNLSEADLDDNSSLKKMLHLVGENKQVIDFGCATGYFAKLLAAKNCQVTGIELNPKAAKMAEKYCEKVIVADLDYISLEDILSSQIFDVAVFGDILEHLRNPWKVLTEIRNFLNPDGYIVASIPNIAHGAVRLNLLQGKFEYTNLGILDDTHLRFFTRETIYDLLEKSGYLIDVMERITLPIFSGSNWIPHLEKNQFDQHILEMIEQDEEADTFQYIIKAFPISIENKYIILQKKYTQVLEQLENYYQQYQQSNQELEKSNIRLENTQQQLQENSAILQGNIIQLEEARSQLESTHAQLHQMQSEIERSQQQLQTLQNHWEGTQIQLQQAHQGWESCQQIIQAMESSKFWRLRKAWFRVKQFLGIRGN
- a CDS encoding energy-coupling factor transporter transmembrane protein EcfT, encoding MDLLRSLPLGLYLEQPQTWLHKLDPRVKFSWLISFLTTYIFANNYWRILLVVLLIFLTLIARIPIRVWRQQMGWLLSLCFFVLLIGAITPDGLGINYQRRLPENDTVVKLAEKGKNQQESTNKTPVITQTKKSKEYNYLLFSKGAIKVSRRSLDLAIKLSTIVFTVIYSTNLYLLTTAPEEITAGIESLLQPLRRFKIPVTEITLTLTLSLRFIPLVLEEIQNLIRSVMTRAINWKKLGFKGGAKVWMLVAERLLENLLLRAEQMANAMMVRGFTTPNEHRVQWQDLRLTRWDWLAIATLIFLWGMRFSFGNEV
- a CDS encoding DUF29 domain-containing protein: MLKSLYNQDMQLWIEQTIQCLRSRDFAALDVENLIEELADLGKAEKNVLKSNLKILLAHLIKLQVQYDAPETMKSSWYDSVVEHRQRILDSLNETPSLKNFLQEAIAIAYPDGVKIAIKEGKLAKYGVRIPPANEYPQDCPFTVGQILDEDFYGL
- a CDS encoding glycosyltransferase family 2 protein; the encoded protein is MSYRIAAYITAYQEASSVHHTVKALQQQLYPVKQILIVDNSPQPVINQEEFPNLIVKHHPENIGVAGGLNIAINWAIAAGYDFLWLFDQDSQPDEYLLAKLVRQYLELSHQQKNIGIIAPKILDIHTQQEFPGSIFKKYKFVFSPEFATTQDYYECDGVITSGSLVNLKAAQSVDLPRGDLFLDAVDYAYCMNLRRKGYDIVVVRNAEMKHRLGNYTAVTDRFHPGSPNIFTFVCSPSRYYYACRNHTFFETRLTSNQNMYLSILYRIKCARNMIERIIRYESDMVFLKIWACIRGTFDGFCGRLGKTW
- a CDS encoding ABC transporter ATP-binding protein — its product is MGDETVISLENVSKCFRRYSHPIDRLKEIFLPGKHLSDEFWALKNINLEIYQGQTVGIVGRNGSGKSTLLQIIAGTLTPTTGIVKVRGRVSALLELGSGFNPEFTGRQNVFFNGKLLGLSQSEITDKFDEIAGFADIGDFIDQPVKTYSSGMFVRLAFAVAVNVEPEILIVDEALAVGDVVFQHRCMRKMRSLMDSGVTTLFVSHDSGAIKTLCNSAVMINEGKIYTSGSANSVIMQYMKLVTESELGILPTSESLTEPIHQYTVAKNQPHRRGNQKALIEKVIMLNHLGEEVGDTAIFAFNENVKLIIDLQVYTPLQGCIVGFFICDKNGNELIGSNTLEENHVIGKLEPGSKLQIEFQFDLPLRPGAYSLTVAGAENYTAMTFDWIDNAMVFQVLPPDTGKRIHAWIDIPMNVRVSTSESQIVIA